In Phenylobacterium zucineum HLK1, one DNA window encodes the following:
- a CDS encoding copper resistance protein B: MIRPALLALVPAALAAPALAQDPHAHHHPAPAAEAPPPAADPHAHHKAPPADPHAGHAMPADPYAGHATPQAPADPHAGHAMPQAPADPHAGHAMPQAPADPHAGHAMPQAPADPHAGHAMPRAADLPVGTAPAPPPPADRQADAIFGRAQMDRARAILASEHGGMRHWSLRIDELELRPQDGSDGFAWGAEYRVGGDVNRLALKTEGEGETGGHLESAEVQALWSRALGPYFDLQAGVRQDFQPRPRRTYAVLGVEGLAPYWFEVGGALFLSDEGDVSARLEAAYDLRLTNRLILEPSAEANLAASDDPATGVGSGLSDLELGLRLRYDLRLREVSPYVGVSWERKFGDTADYARAEGEPVEDTRLVVGLKAFF, translated from the coding sequence ATGATCCGCCCCGCCCTCCTCGCGCTCGTGCCCGCGGCCCTCGCCGCCCCGGCCCTCGCTCAGGACCCGCACGCCCACCACCACCCGGCGCCCGCCGCCGAGGCCCCGCCGCCCGCGGCGGACCCCCACGCGCACCACAAGGCGCCGCCGGCCGATCCCCATGCCGGGCACGCCATGCCCGCAGATCCTTACGCGGGACACGCGACGCCGCAGGCGCCGGCCGATCCTCACGCGGGACACGCCATGCCCCAGGCGCCGGCCGATCCGCATGCAGGCCACGCCATGCCCCAGGCGCCGGCCGATCCGCATGCAGGCCACGCCATGCCCCAGGCGCCGGCCGATCCGCATGCGGGCCACGCCATGCCCCGCGCCGCCGACCTGCCGGTCGGGACCGCGCCGGCCCCGCCGCCGCCGGCCGACCGCCAGGCCGACGCCATCTTCGGCCGCGCGCAGATGGACCGCGCCCGCGCCATCCTGGCGTCCGAGCACGGCGGCATGCGCCACTGGAGCCTGCGCATCGACGAGCTGGAGCTGCGCCCGCAGGACGGGTCCGACGGCTTCGCCTGGGGGGCCGAGTACCGCGTCGGCGGCGACGTGAACCGCCTGGCGCTGAAGACCGAGGGCGAGGGCGAGACCGGGGGCCATCTGGAGTCCGCCGAGGTCCAGGCCCTGTGGTCGCGCGCGCTCGGGCCCTACTTCGACCTGCAGGCCGGCGTGCGTCAGGACTTCCAGCCCCGCCCGCGCCGCACCTACGCCGTGCTCGGGGTCGAGGGGCTCGCGCCGTACTGGTTCGAGGTGGGGGGCGCGCTGTTCCTGTCCGACGAGGGCGACGTCTCGGCCAGGCTCGAGGCCGCCTACGACCTGCGCCTCACCAACCGCCTGATCCTGGAGCCGTCCGCCGAGGCCAACCTGGCCGCCTCGGACGACCCGGCCACCGGCGTCGGCTCGGGCCTCTCGGACCTCGAACTGGGCCTACGCCTGCGCTACGACCTTCGTCTGCGCGAGGTCTCGCCGTATGTCGGGGTGAGCTGGGAGCGCAAGTTCGGCGACACCGCCGACTACGCCCGCGCCGAGGGCGAACCCGTCGAGGACACCCGCCTCGTCGTCGGCCTCAAGGCGTTCTTCTAG
- a CDS encoding copper resistance system multicopper oxidase: MRARASDLDRRKLLKGAAALGGGAALAGLLPGWAQSAAAGLPALTGEDIRLTAGHFPHRVEGRVGHAVGINGTVPAPLIRLKEGQNVRLHLTNNLAEDTSIHWHGLLLPFEMDGVPGVAFPGVRPGETFTYEFPVIQSGTYWYHSHSGLQEPMGHYGPIIIDPAGPDPVAYDREHVVVLSDFSFVHPHTIFRRMKAQGGVFNFQKQTVAGLLAGRDQTLAERLEWAKMRMDPTDISDVTGAVYTYLINGHGPADNWTALFRPGERVRLRFINAAAQTIFNVRIPGLKLTIVAADGQDVRPVAVDEFQIGNAETYDVIVTPADDRAFALVAEAVDRSGMALATLAPRAGMRAEAPPLRERPLGTMKDMGMDMSAHGGGHGAGHAAPAAADPHAGHGSGGHAGHAMAAAAAPVPGMAPPRVRGSDVMGHEMDMLDFSKAPQVEPGPGVQSIAPMPQDRTGEPGQGLESVGHRVLVYTDLEALHPNPDTRPPERALEIRLTGNMERFMWGFDGKKYSDGPPPYTFRTGERVRVTLVNDTMMTHPIHLHGHFFELVHAPVGRLPRKHTVNVAPGGKVTFDFTAEAGDWAFHCHMMFHMHAGMFQVFAVRDGAAA; the protein is encoded by the coding sequence ATGCGAGCCCGCGCGAGCGACCTCGATAGACGCAAGCTCCTGAAAGGGGCGGCCGCCCTCGGCGGCGGGGCGGCCCTTGCGGGCCTCCTGCCCGGCTGGGCGCAGAGCGCCGCGGCCGGCCTGCCGGCCCTCACCGGCGAGGACATCCGCCTGACCGCCGGCCACTTCCCGCACCGGGTCGAGGGCCGCGTCGGCCACGCCGTGGGCATCAACGGCACGGTGCCGGCCCCGCTGATCCGGCTGAAGGAAGGCCAGAACGTCCGGCTGCACCTGACCAACAACCTGGCCGAGGACACCTCGATCCACTGGCACGGCCTGCTGCTGCCGTTCGAGATGGACGGCGTGCCGGGCGTCGCCTTCCCCGGCGTGCGGCCGGGCGAGACCTTCACCTACGAGTTCCCGGTCATCCAGAGCGGCACCTACTGGTACCACAGCCACTCGGGCCTCCAGGAGCCGATGGGCCACTACGGCCCGATCATCATCGATCCGGCCGGCCCCGACCCCGTCGCCTACGACCGCGAGCACGTGGTGGTCCTCTCGGACTTCAGCTTCGTCCATCCGCACACGATCTTCCGCCGGATGAAGGCCCAGGGCGGGGTGTTCAACTTCCAGAAGCAGACCGTGGCGGGTCTGCTCGCCGGCCGCGACCAGACCCTGGCCGAGCGGCTGGAGTGGGCGAAGATGCGGATGGATCCCACCGACATCTCCGACGTCACCGGCGCGGTCTACACCTACCTGATCAACGGCCACGGCCCGGCCGACAACTGGACCGCCCTCTTCCGCCCGGGCGAGCGGGTGCGCCTGCGGTTCATCAACGCCGCGGCCCAGACCATCTTCAACGTCCGCATCCCGGGCCTGAAGCTGACCATCGTGGCCGCCGACGGCCAGGACGTGCGCCCCGTCGCGGTGGACGAGTTCCAGATCGGCAACGCCGAGACCTACGACGTGATCGTCACGCCCGCCGACGACCGCGCCTTCGCCCTGGTGGCCGAGGCGGTGGACCGCTCGGGCATGGCCCTGGCCACCCTCGCCCCCCGGGCGGGCATGCGCGCCGAGGCCCCGCCCCTGCGCGAACGCCCCCTCGGGACGATGAAGGACATGGGCATGGACATGTCGGCCCACGGCGGCGGGCACGGCGCAGGCCATGCCGCCCCGGCCGCCGCCGATCCGCACGCCGGCCACGGCTCCGGCGGACACGCCGGCCACGCCATGGCCGCCGCCGCCGCTCCGGTCCCCGGCATGGCCCCGCCCCGCGTCCGCGGCTCGGACGTCATGGGGCACGAGATGGACATGCTCGACTTCTCCAAGGCGCCCCAGGTCGAGCCCGGCCCCGGCGTGCAGTCGATCGCGCCCATGCCCCAGGACCGCACCGGCGAGCCCGGCCAGGGCCTGGAGAGCGTCGGCCACCGCGTGCTCGTCTACACCGACCTCGAGGCGCTGCACCCGAACCCGGACACCCGCCCGCCGGAGCGCGCGCTGGAGATCCGGCTCACCGGCAACATGGAGCGGTTCATGTGGGGCTTCGACGGGAAGAAGTATTCCGACGGCCCGCCGCCCTACACCTTCCGGACCGGGGAGCGCGTCCGGGTCACCCTGGTGAACGACACCATGATGACCCACCCGATCCACCTGCACGGCCACTTCTTCGAGCTGGTCCACGCGCCCGTCGGCCGCCTGCCGCGCAAGCACACGGTCAACGTCGCCCCCGGCGGCAAGGTGACCTTCGACTTCACCGCCGAGGCGGGCGACTGGGCCTTCCACTGCCACATGATGTTCCACATGCACGCCGGGATGTTCCAGGTGTTCGCCGTCCGCGACGGAGCCGCCGCATGA
- a CDS encoding PepSY domain-containing protein — MLRWSTQIHKWLALVVGLQVLGWVLGGLVMTAIPIETVRSEHHVASFQPAALPTDGLLSAAQAAQAAGVEPVEATLRTTLRGTIWSLKAADGKVRVVDAATGRPITPMGEAEARQLAGALYEGDGRPVAVRWFDEAPQETGREGPLWRVDFDDAERTSFYLSPETGEIASRRSNLWRFYDFFWRVHILDFKSGDDFNHPVLVAAAALTLPMVVTGLILLVIRLRRDWRGFRAQRAVRSRS; from the coding sequence ATGCTTCGTTGGTCGACCCAGATCCATAAGTGGCTGGCCCTGGTGGTCGGCCTGCAGGTGCTGGGCTGGGTGTTGGGCGGCCTCGTGATGACGGCCATCCCGATCGAGACGGTGCGCAGCGAACACCATGTGGCGTCCTTCCAGCCGGCGGCGCTGCCGACCGATGGCCTGCTGAGCGCGGCCCAGGCGGCGCAGGCCGCCGGGGTCGAGCCGGTGGAGGCCACGCTCCGGACCACCCTGCGCGGGACGATCTGGAGCCTGAAGGCGGCCGACGGCAAGGTGCGGGTGGTGGACGCCGCCACGGGGCGGCCGATCACGCCGATGGGCGAGGCCGAGGCCCGCCAGCTGGCCGGCGCGCTGTACGAAGGCGATGGCCGGCCCGTCGCCGTGCGCTGGTTCGACGAGGCGCCGCAGGAGACCGGCCGCGAGGGTCCGCTCTGGCGCGTGGACTTCGACGACGCCGAGCGCACCAGCTTCTACCTCTCGCCCGAGACGGGCGAGATCGCCAGCCGCCGCTCGAACCTGTGGCGGTTCTACGACTTCTTCTGGCGGGTCCACATCCTGGACTTCAAGTCGGGCGATGACTTCAACCATCCTGTGCTCGTGGCGGCGGCGGCGCTGACGCTGCCGATGGTGGTGACGGGCCTGATCCTGCTGGTGATCCGGCTGCGCCGGGACTGGCGGGGCTTTCGGGCTCAGCGGGCGGTGCGCTCCAGGAGCTGA
- a CDS encoding metal-sensitive transcriptional regulator — protein MNRENKPRLLNRLNRIEGQVRGIARMVEEDRYCIDVLTQIQAVRAALSKVETEMLRDHLGHCIEGAIVSGDKEEQRAKAAELVQLLERTAR, from the coding sequence ATGAACCGCGAGAACAAGCCGCGTCTGCTGAACCGCCTGAACCGTATCGAGGGGCAGGTGCGGGGCATCGCCCGCATGGTCGAGGAGGACCGCTACTGCATCGACGTGCTGACCCAGATCCAGGCGGTCCGCGCCGCCCTCTCGAAGGTCGAGACCGAGATGCTGCGCGACCACCTGGGCCACTGCATCGAGGGCGCCATCGTCAGCGGCGACAAGGAGGAGCAGCGCGCCAAGGCCGCCGAGCTGGTTCAGCTCCTGGAGCGCACCGCCCGCTGA
- a CDS encoding heavy metal translocating P-type ATPase: MAKAHEHHHHHHHDDHKGGHSCCSGGGQAAGKAVDPVCGMTVDPETTPHHAEHGGEAFHFCSAGCRTKFVADPAKYLEKDSRPPEPPPPPGTIYTCPMHPEVRQEGPGSCPICGMALEPELVTADAAPNPELADMTRRFWVGLALTLPVFALEMGAHVVPGLHHLIPPGVSHWVQFALATPVVLWAGWPFFERGWRSLVTRNLNMFTLIAMGVGVAWLYSVVAVIAPDVFPPAFRTAEGAVPVYFEAAAVITVLVLLGQVLELRAREQTSGAIRALLDLAPKTARRVRADGEDEEVPLDQVLAGDRLRVRPGEKVPVDGTILEGRVAIDESMVTGESMPVTKEAGETVIGGSINKTGSFVMRAEKVGAETLLSQIVQMVAQAQRSRAPIQRLADMVSGWFVPAVIAAAVLAFAAWATFGPDPKFGFALVAAVSVLIIACPCALGLATPLSIMVGVGRGAQAGVLIKNAEALERFEAIDTLVIDKTGTLTEGRPAVTAIRPAAGFEEAELLRLAASLERSSEHPLAEAIVRAAKARGLVLAEPAAFDSPVGKGVTGEVDGRRVLLGSGRFLAEAGVETGPLAAEAEALRADGATAIFMAVDGAPAAVFAIADPVKATTPEAVRALKAAGIRLVMLTGDNRTTALAVARGLGIDEVEAEVLPQDKAAVVQKLKAEGRKVAMAGDGVNDAPALAAADVGVAMGAGADVAIESAGVTLLRGDLQGLVKARRLSKAVMANIRQNLFFAFVYNAAGVPIAAGLLYPVFGWLLSPAIAAGAMALSSVSVVGNALRLRGVRL, from the coding sequence ATGGCCAAGGCGCACGAGCACCACCATCACCACCATCACGACGACCATAAGGGCGGCCATTCCTGCTGCTCGGGCGGCGGCCAGGCCGCAGGCAAGGCCGTCGATCCCGTCTGCGGCATGACGGTGGACCCGGAGACGACGCCGCACCACGCCGAGCACGGCGGGGAGGCCTTCCACTTCTGCTCGGCCGGGTGCCGCACGAAGTTCGTCGCCGATCCGGCGAAATACCTGGAGAAGGACAGCCGGCCGCCCGAGCCGCCGCCGCCGCCGGGGACCATCTACACCTGCCCCATGCACCCCGAGGTGCGCCAGGAGGGGCCCGGGAGCTGCCCGATCTGCGGCATGGCGCTGGAGCCCGAGCTGGTGACCGCGGACGCCGCGCCGAACCCCGAGCTGGCCGACATGACGCGCCGGTTCTGGGTCGGCCTGGCGCTGACCCTGCCGGTCTTCGCCCTGGAGATGGGCGCCCACGTCGTCCCGGGGCTGCACCACCTGATCCCGCCGGGCGTCTCGCACTGGGTCCAGTTCGCCCTGGCCACGCCCGTGGTGCTGTGGGCCGGGTGGCCGTTCTTCGAGCGCGGCTGGCGCTCGCTCGTCACGCGCAACCTCAACATGTTCACCCTGATCGCCATGGGCGTCGGGGTCGCCTGGCTCTACAGCGTCGTGGCCGTGATCGCCCCGGACGTGTTCCCGCCGGCGTTCCGCACGGCCGAGGGCGCGGTGCCGGTCTATTTCGAGGCCGCGGCGGTGATCACCGTGCTGGTGCTGCTGGGCCAGGTGCTGGAGCTGCGCGCCCGCGAGCAGACCTCCGGGGCGATCCGCGCCCTGCTGGACCTCGCGCCCAAGACCGCCCGCCGGGTGCGCGCGGACGGCGAGGACGAGGAGGTCCCGCTGGACCAGGTGCTGGCCGGCGACCGGCTGCGGGTGCGGCCGGGCGAGAAGGTCCCGGTCGACGGGACGATCCTCGAGGGCCGGGTGGCGATCGACGAGTCGATGGTCACGGGAGAATCCATGCCCGTCACCAAGGAGGCCGGCGAGACGGTGATCGGCGGCTCGATCAACAAGACCGGCTCATTCGTCATGCGCGCCGAGAAGGTCGGCGCCGAGACCCTGCTGTCGCAGATCGTCCAGATGGTCGCCCAAGCGCAGCGCAGCCGCGCGCCGATCCAGCGGCTGGCGGACATGGTCTCGGGCTGGTTCGTGCCGGCGGTGATCGCCGCGGCGGTCCTGGCCTTCGCCGCCTGGGCCACGTTCGGGCCCGATCCGAAGTTCGGCTTCGCCCTGGTGGCGGCGGTGTCGGTGCTGATCATCGCCTGTCCCTGCGCCCTGGGCCTGGCGACGCCGCTGTCGATCATGGTCGGCGTGGGACGCGGGGCGCAGGCGGGCGTGCTGATCAAGAACGCCGAGGCGCTGGAGCGCTTCGAGGCCATCGACACCCTGGTGATCGACAAGACCGGCACCCTGACCGAGGGCCGGCCGGCGGTGACGGCGATCCGTCCGGCGGCGGGCTTCGAGGAGGCCGAGCTGCTGCGGCTGGCCGCCAGCCTGGAGCGGAGCAGCGAACATCCGCTGGCCGAGGCCATCGTGCGGGCGGCGAAGGCGCGGGGGCTCGTGCTCGCCGAGCCGGCCGCCTTCGACTCGCCCGTGGGCAAGGGCGTGACCGGCGAGGTGGACGGCCGCCGGGTGCTGCTGGGCTCGGGCCGGTTCCTGGCCGAGGCGGGCGTCGAGACCGGGCCGCTGGCGGCCGAGGCCGAGGCCCTGCGGGCGGACGGCGCCACGGCGATCTTCATGGCCGTGGACGGGGCGCCGGCGGCGGTGTTCGCCATCGCCGACCCGGTGAAGGCCACCACCCCTGAGGCGGTCCGCGCGCTGAAGGCCGCCGGGATCCGGCTGGTGATGCTGACCGGCGACAACCGCACCACGGCCCTGGCGGTGGCGCGCGGCCTGGGCATCGACGAGGTCGAGGCCGAGGTCCTGCCGCAGGACAAGGCCGCCGTCGTCCAGAAGCTGAAGGCCGAGGGCCGCAAGGTCGCCATGGCGGGCGACGGGGTGAACGACGCCCCGGCGCTGGCCGCCGCCGACGTGGGCGTGGCGATGGGCGCGGGCGCGGACGTGGCGATCGAGAGCGCGGGGGTCACCCTGCTGCGGGGCGACCTGCAGGGGCTGGTGAAGGCGCGCCGGCTGTCGAAGGCGGTGATGGCCAACATCCGCCAGAACCTGTTCTTCGC